In the genome of Variovorax sp. PAMC26660, the window CCACCTGGTTCACCGCGAACTCGGCGCCGCCGGAGTTGATGTTGTAGTTCAGCTCGGTGATGCCGCCGACGATGAAGTAGTCGGACTTGTTGATCGAGCCGCCGAAGTACGGCAGCCACGGCACCTGCTGGCCGCCGTTGGGGCCGGCCAGTTGGTGCGTCTTGCCGTCGCCGAGCTGGCGGCGGTCGGCGTACGCCAGTTCGCGCTCGGCGATCACCGGGTCGAAGCGTTCCGCGATGCTCACCGCGCCGCCCAGCTTGCCGAGCGCCGAATAGACCATCAACGCGCCGCCCTGCGTGATCGCATTGCCTTCGTTGATGCTGTACTTGCCGGTGTAGTCCTTCACGTCGCCCACGCCGATGACGACCGGCGCGCGCCGCGTGGCCGCGATGTGGTCGGCAAAGCAGGCGAGCACCGGCTCCATCGGCGTCACGTTGTCACGCACTGCGGGGCCAAGCACGACCGGTGCTTCGTTGGGCGCAAAGCGTTGCTGCGGCGCGGAGACGCAACCGGCCAGCGCGAGGGTCGCGGTGGCAACCAGCGAGAGGGTTTGTGTGATGTGCATGTCGCGTGCCCTGTTCAATTGAGCACGCCGAATGCGCACGCCGAGCTGCCGCCCACACTGGCGGTCTGTGCGCCGGTGTTGCCCTGGTTGGAGTTCAGTGCCTGGGTGGCCGCACCCTGCACCTGCGTGCTGGTGCCGCCCACGACGGCCGAGCCGACCGCGCCGGCATTGGCCTGCGACGTGCCTACCGTCGCACCGCCGGTCGTGCCAACGGCCGTGCGGCTGTCGTTGCCCGAGGCGTCCGAACGGGCCCCCGCGTTCGATGGCGAATTGGCAACCGTGCTGTTGTTGCCGTCATTGCCGGTCGAGCTGGCGGAAACGTTGCAGTTGTACTGGCGACCGATGGTCGTGTTGTAGACCGGCGCCGCGTAGTAGCCGCTCTTCTGCTTGCGGATCATGTCCTGGATGGCCGCCTGGTTGACCTTGTCGGTGCTTGACTGGAACTGCCATGCGGCGTTTTCGCCGACGTTGTTGGCCAGCGCCGGCGGCGCGGCGCACACGGCCGCAAGCAGGAGCGCCATCGACAGCGCGCCACGTTGGCGGCGGCACCCGGACACGTCGGTGCCGGTGGGGGGAAATACGCATTGCATGACTGCTCCTCTCGGAAAACGCACTCGCACAATTCATGAGTGCGACGTTTCGCGAGGCGATGCTATGGATCGCATGCAGCGTTCGGTATCCCGCGAACCGGTAGAAATGACCGGTGTCTGGCGGGGTCCGTGCAACGGAAATCGGTGGGTTGCGAGAGTCTGCGGCGCGGCAGCGTGTCAGCTGCCGCGCATGCCGCTCGCCCGGCTCAGGCGTTCTTCTTGATCGAATCGGCCAGCGTGTTGACCAGCGTGTCGATGTGAGACTTTTCCACGATGTACGGCGGTGCAATCACCAGCACGTCGCCCGCAGCCCGCACCAGCGCGCCCTTGTGGAAGCAGTCCAGGAAGATGTCATAGGCGCGCTTGCCCGGCAGACCCGCGATGGGTGCCAGCTCCACCGCCGCGGCCAGACCCAGGCTGCGGATGCTGATCACGTTGGGCAGGCCCTTGAAGGCGCTGTGGAAGGCATCGCCGAGCACCTTGCCCATCTCGCCGGCGCGGGCGAACAGGTTCTCTTGCTTGAACAGGTCGAGCGTGGCGATGGCCGCGGCGCAGGCCACCGGATGGCCCGAGTAGGTGTAGCCGTGGAAGAACTCGACCACGTGCTCGGGCGCGTCGGTCTTCATCATCGCGTCGTAGAGCTTGTCGCGGCAGATCACGCCGCCCAGCGGAATGACGCCGTTGGTCACGCACTTGGCGAAGTTCAGCATGTCGGGCACCACGCCGTAATAGTCCGACGCGAAGTTGGTGCCCATGCGCCCGAAGCCGGTGATGACCTCGTCGAAGATCAACAAGATGCCGTGCTTGTCGCAGATGGCGCGCAGCTTCTGCAGGTAGCCCTTGGGCGGCAGGTACCAGCCCGCCGAACCGGCCACCGGCTCCACGATGATCGCGGCGATGTTGCTCGGATCGTGCAGCGGCAGGATGCCCGTTTCAAGTTCGACCAGCGGGTCTTCGGCCCACACCGGCTCCTCGTTGTGGATGTAGGCGTGGTTCACCGGGTCGTGAATGAAGCGCATGTGGTCCACGCGCGGCAAAAAGGCCGAGCCGAACACCTTGCGGTTGCCCGGAATGCCGCCCACCGACATGCCGCCGAAGCCCACGCCGTGGTAGCCCTTCTCGCGGCCGATGAACACATTGCGATGGCCCTCGCCACGCGCGCGGTGGTAGGCCAGCGCCACTTTCATCGAGGTGTCTGCGGCCTCGCTGCCCGAGTTGCAGAACAGCACCCGGTTGAGGTCGCCCGGGGCCAGCGCGGCGATCATCTCGGCCGCCTTGAAAGCCTTGTCGTTGCTGACCTGGAAGGCGGTGGCGTAGTCGAGCGTGTCGAGCTGCTTCTTGATCGCCTCGTTGATCGGCTTGCGGTTGTGGCCCGCGCCCACGCACCACAGCGACGAGATGCCGTCGATCACCTTCTTGCCGTCATGGGTGGTGAACTCCATGCCGTCGGCCGCCACGAAGACGCGCGGGTCTTTCCTGAAATGGCGGTTGGGGGTGAAGGGCAACCACTGGTTGTCCATGTTGAAGTCCTGGAAGGCCATGTGTGTCTCCTGCGGTGATCTGCGGTAATGGGGCGGGGGAAATCGCGATTCTGGCACCCCTGCCACAATTACGCCCCTGATGACGACCCAAACGCCCCTCCTGGCCACTGCGCCCGCCTACATCCTGAACCTCTCGTGCCCCGACCGTACGGGCATCGTGCACGCCGTCTCGGGCTTCCTGCTCGAGCGCGGCGCCAACATCGAAGAGGCCGCCCAGTACAACGACCACGGCACCGGCCTGTTCTTCATGCGGGTGCGCTTCGCCTGCGGCGAGCACAGCGAAGCCACGCTGCGCGAGGAACTGAAGACCTTCGCTGCCGGTTTCGGCATGAACCTGCAGTTGCACGCCGCCGCAGAGCCGATGAAGACCGTGATCCTGGTCAGCAAGGAAGGCCACTGCCTGAACGACCTGCTGTTCCGCTGGAAGAGCGGCCTGCTGTCGATCGACGTGCGCGCCATCATCTCGAACCACCGCGAGTTCTACCAATTGGCGGCCAGCTACAACGTTCCTTTCCACCACCTGCCGGTGACGGCCGCGACCAAGGCACAGGTCGAGGCCAAGCAGCTGGAAATCATCGAGGCCGAAGGCGCTGAACTGGTGGTGCTTGCGCGCTACATGCAGATCCTGAGCAACGACCTGTGCCGCAACCTGGCCGGCCGCGCCATCAACATCCATCACTCGTTCCTGCCCAGCTTCAAGGGCGCCAAGCCCTACTATCAGGCGCATGACCGCGGCGTGAAGCTGATCGGTGCCACCGCCCACTACGTGACGGCCGACCTCGACGAAGGCCCGATCATCGAGCAGGACGTGGCCCGCGCCGACCACACCGACACCGTCGAAGACCTCACGGCCCGTGGCCGCGACACCGAGAGCCAGGTGCTGGCCCGCGCGGTGAAGTGGCACAGCGAGCACCGCGTGCTGCTGAACGGCCACCGCACCGTCGTCTTCCGCTAGTTCCGGTCAGTTCCGGTAGGGGTTGTTGGGGCGGCGGTCGTAGCGATCAGGCACGCCGTCGCCGTCACGGTCCCAGCGGCCCGCGCTGTACACCCAGCGCCCGCCGTCCTGGCGCCATGCCGGCGGGCGGTAGGCATAACCCGGACGCGCACGCACCCACACGCCGCCAACCCACACATGGCGACCGCCGCGCCACTCGTAGTGCCC includes:
- a CDS encoding aminotransferase class III-fold pyridoxal phosphate-dependent enzyme, coding for MAFQDFNMDNQWLPFTPNRHFRKDPRVFVAADGMEFTTHDGKKVIDGISSLWCVGAGHNRKPINEAIKKQLDTLDYATAFQVSNDKAFKAAEMIAALAPGDLNRVLFCNSGSEAADTSMKVALAYHRARGEGHRNVFIGREKGYHGVGFGGMSVGGIPGNRKVFGSAFLPRVDHMRFIHDPVNHAYIHNEEPVWAEDPLVELETGILPLHDPSNIAAIIVEPVAGSAGWYLPPKGYLQKLRAICDKHGILLIFDEVITGFGRMGTNFASDYYGVVPDMLNFAKCVTNGVIPLGGVICRDKLYDAMMKTDAPEHVVEFFHGYTYSGHPVACAAAIATLDLFKQENLFARAGEMGKVLGDAFHSAFKGLPNVISIRSLGLAAAVELAPIAGLPGKRAYDIFLDCFHKGALVRAAGDVLVIAPPYIVEKSHIDTLVNTLADSIKKNA
- the purU gene encoding formyltetrahydrofolate deformylase, producing the protein MTTQTPLLATAPAYILNLSCPDRTGIVHAVSGFLLERGANIEEAAQYNDHGTGLFFMRVRFACGEHSEATLREELKTFAAGFGMNLQLHAAAEPMKTVILVSKEGHCLNDLLFRWKSGLLSIDVRAIISNHREFYQLAASYNVPFHHLPVTAATKAQVEAKQLEIIEAEGAELVVLARYMQILSNDLCRNLAGRAINIHHSFLPSFKGAKPYYQAHDRGVKLIGATAHYVTADLDEGPIIEQDVARADHTDTVEDLTARGRDTESQVLARAVKWHSEHRVLLNGHRTVVFR
- a CDS encoding YXWGXW repeat-containing protein — translated: MKKLALALSVGAASLLSVGALTVPTAAQAQPIVTIQVAPPPPRFERMPPPRRGFVWAPGHYEWRGGRHVWVGGVWVRARPGYAYRPPAWRQDGGRWVYSAGRWDRDGDGVPDRYDRRPNNPYRN